The window ACAGATCTCCTCTGTTCCGGTTTACGGGTGTTTCGATCAATGGTGCCATTGGGTATTTCTACATGCTCCATCATATTGTCAGCGATGGGCGTACAACAATGGTTTTGATGGAAGAAATTGAAAGACGATTGTCTGACCCTTCCATTGTTAAAACTATTGATAGTTATAAAGATTTCATTGAGTTCGAAAATACTTATAAAAAGTCTTCCGCCTTCAACTCAGACCGAACATTTTGGATGAATGAACTTTCCTCATTTCCCGAGCCGCTCAAGCTGGCAAACGGAAATGGAGAAGAAGATGCTGAGTTGATTCAGGTCGCAAGTGTCGTTTCAGAGGATTTGCACAGTAAAATACATTCCTTCGCAGACCAGTATGGCGTCTCTGTCTACAAGCAGATCATGTCCGCCTTCGGAGTTTATATAGCCAAGGCAACACGCTCTGAGTCTTTCGCCGTTGGTATAGCCAACCACAATAGATCGGAGAAACGATTTTACGACATGTGCGGAATGTTTGTCAGCACACTCCCTTTTGTTTTCGATTTCGATCCCCAAAAGAGTTTTGCAGAGTATGCTCTTGAGTCCAGTCAGCGGATTAACAACATCCTGAAAAAGCACTCCAGATACCCGCTTGATCTCTTGGTTTCTGACATGCGTCGCGAGTATGACATTGATGTTGGACACATCATGAATGTGAGCATTGTGGGACATCCTAATAAAACAGATGCGCCTGCCTACGAAATAGTCTTGCCTGGTCAAAGCAGGAACAGTTTAAACATCCATATCAACCTTGCTGGTACCGATGGTGAAGGGAAGCTGGAAATCCTGTTTATGGCAGATGGTGAAGTGTACTCGAAACAAGACATTGATACACTGTACGAAAGCCTTACTGCCATATTGAATCAAGCATTAAGCGCTCCGGATACCCCGGTTGGACAACTATCCCTTGTCTCTGAAAGGGAAAAGCAACGAGTTCTCAGCTTCAACCCTCGCTTTGAAGCCTACCGGGACAAACTCTCCATTCCTGCTCTGTTCAAAGAGAGAGTGAGTGCATCACCTGATCATATCGCCCTGATGAGTACTGAAGGCTCTGTAACATACGCCGAGCTGGATGCCTGGACTGATAACATTGCCCACGGGCTCATGAAGTTGAATAAGGGCGTCTCCCTGTCCGGGCAGTATGTCGGAATTTCCATGACACGCAGTATCTCCATGATTGCAGCGATCATGGGTATTCTGAAGAGCGGTGCCGCGTATGTGCCACTGGATCCGGAATATCCGGAAGAGCGGCTTGCGTTCATGGCAGAAGATGCCGGGATTGGAATCGTTTTGGCTAACGATGGGCACGAAAAGCTATTTAGCAGTTTGACTGCCGTGGATATCAATGACTTTCCAAAAGGTCGCATGGAACGCATTGAGGATATGACTGGTCCTGATGACCAAGCATATGCGATCTATACCTCTGGCACTACGGGCAAGCCAAAAGGTGTGCCTATTCAGCATCACCAGGTTATCAATCTGGTTGATGGATTGAAGAAAGCATTTTTCATAGACCGCAAGAGCCGTGTACTCCAGTTTGCCTCGCTCAATTTTGATGCTTCTGTTGCAGAAATCTTCCCGGCCCTGCTTACAGGGGCAACGCTTGTTGTCGCGCTGGAAGAACACAGGAGTGACGCCAACGTACTCGGTCGAATGCTGGAAGAGATGGACGTTTCAGTCGCGACGATTCCACCGGCAATGCTGGCCATCATGCCATACAAGGAACTGCCGGCTCTCTCCTCTCTTGTTGTAGCCGGTGAAAGTACTGATCCTGATGCCATTAAACAGTGGTCCAAGGGCAGAAAGCTCATCAACGCATACGGTCCGACAGAGAATACGGTCGCGGCCACGGCTGGCCTGATTGACGGCAACAGCCTTCCCAATGACATTGGCACTCCGCTCAAGAATGTCAGCTGTTATATTCTCGATCCGTACATGCAACTTCTGCCAGTAGGGATTCCCGGAGAATTGTTCATCGGTGGATTGCAGGTTTCCAAAGGCTACATCAATAGGGCTGAATTGAATGCGAAAGCATTTTTTGAAAATCCTTTCGCTACAAAAGAAGCGCGAAATCCGCGTAACTACAAGAGCGGAGATCTGGTCCGTTGGATGGATACGGGGCATATCGAGTTCATTGGAAGAGTGGATTTTCAGGTCAAAATTCGAGGACATCGTATTGAATGTGGTGAAGTAGGGACGGCCATTTCCCGCATGGACGGCGTAAACAGTTGTCTCGTCATTCCGCTTCCCAGTGGAGCTACGCATAAGCTGGTAGCATACGTTATCCCTTCGTCTGACAAGAAAGCGCTCATAACGCCGGACTTTCTGAGAACCGAGGCTGCCAATGTGCTGCCTGACTACATGGTGCCATCAGCCTTTGTCATAATGGATAAATTCCCCATGACTCCCGGCAGTAAAATCGATCGACGCAAGCTGCCTCAACCTGCTCATGATGATACTGCGCTCACCGAGTATATGGCGCCACGTAACGAGATAGAAAGGAAACTCGTCAAGATCTGGCAAGATCTCCTTGAGCTGGAGCAGGTCGGTGTGTTGGACGACTTTTTTGACGTCGGTGGCGATTCCTTATTGTGCATGTCTCTTATCGCTGAAGCTGAAGACCAAGGCCTGAATATTGATATTGCAATGGTTCGCAAGCAACGAACCATCGCCAATCTGGCACAGGTCCTCATTGAAACCGGCGATGTGGGGCCACAATTGCCCAGCTTGAAAAAACGGCTACACAACAGACCCGAACCCATGCCTCTCAACGCCTTGATGATGCGCAGGCAGGAACAGGCCATGATTGCGGCCGGTGTCCCGAGCCCCGCATCAATCACGACATGGCAGATGAATGGTCCGATGGACGAAAACATCATGCTGGATGCACTTGATGCACTTGTCGCCCGCCACGATGCATTACGGATACGCATCAGTGAAGAGGGGAGTGAAGTCCGTCTCCACCCTGTCACGACAGCCGGTCCTGGTGGGGTTATCAATACCTCAAGAGAGGAACTCCCTGCACTCATCAACCAATGGGTTGAGGGCGACCGGAACGATAACTATCCGAGTTGCGAATTTCGTTTGTTCCGTTTCAGCCGTACCGAGCACGCTTTGGTTATGGTCGGAACGCATGAACTTCTTGATGCGTGGGCAATGCGTAAAATGTCATCGGAACTTGTCGAACTCTACAATGCCAGCAAAGAGGGCAGAGAGCCTGATCTTGAGCCTGAACCGTATCAGGTCATGGACTTTACAGACTGGTATAACGGGCTTGTCGAAAATGGTCGTCTCGAAGAATCTCGGCTTTATTGGAAAGAACAGCTGGATGGGGTGCAGCCCGTATTCGATACTTCTCCCCAACCAGATACGGCTCAGCACAAATACGCATCAGTGAGCAGCATGCAGCCACTTCCCATCAAGCTGAGAAACGACTTCGAAGCCCTTTGCAAGCAAACAGGCTGTACTTTCTTTGAAGGTTTGCTCACCGCGCACATGGTTCTGTTTGGACGAAAAGGTGATAAAGAAGACGTTTTGACAGCGTATGTTACGGCCCTCCGTGATCGTACGGAGCTCCAGAACCTGATTGGATGCCTCACTAATCGATTATATATCCGTGCAACCATTGATACGGATCACTTCAAAACGTGTGTGAACCGTGTTCAGACTGTGCTGCAGGAAGGTACCCGCCATGCTCTGTGGCCGACTTGGCAAGACGTCGACCCCAACGGACAAGGATATCCCGATATCTTTTTCCACTATGTGCCGTTCTTCGAACAGACAGGCCCTCAGTTCGTTGACTTTGAGAGCAGAATGGACCCTCCGGCGCCAATGAAACATTGGCCGCTCCCCCTGGCCCTGGTGGTGGTTGACCATGATGAAAGACCTGTTTTGCAATGCATGGCTCAAGCAGGGTTCTGCGATGCCGATTTCGCGAATGAATTACTCACTGAATACCTAAAAATACTTGAAGATCTGGTCGCAGCATCCAGTTAAATAAATGATCACATTCAAGTCTGAGATATCCTGAGCAGCGCACTTGTTGCGTCGCTTGAATGAGAGAGTACGGAAGAGGCGCGCTCATTCATCTTTGATTTGAAATGGGGTATGCATCAGATCGAGTTGGCACTTTGAACGAGATGAGGAGAGGATATGAGTTTCCCCGAGTTGATGGCTTTACAGTACCGGTGGCAAATACGAAACGAAGGCGATAAGCAGACTTTGGTTTATTACGGGTTGCGAAATCCTCCCTTGCATACACAGCTTTCGATTGATCTGGAGGATCTGGTCGCCGAACACATTGGTGCATTGGCCGAGGCTCGGAAAAGGGATGAGCTTCCAGAGGAACTGCTCGCACACCCCCAGTTTATGAAACTGGTGGAAGACGGGATTGTGGTTGACGCGAATGCGGTGCGCCATCCTGCCACGGAAGAGACAAAGCAGGAATGCACCCGTTGTATCA of the Pseudodesulfovibrio sp. zrk46 genome contains:
- a CDS encoding non-ribosomal peptide synthetase, whose amino-acid sequence is MGGYEAEPQQYVFIMQTYPLSHPQRRIWFAEAEYPNTAINTIALYVPCPKGTSFEALQDAINGCVRDNEALRARIAKGSAGDESFGACQFFSEYRPFELEHKEFSDSETAHQWMLEQALVPMELYRSPLFRFTGVSINGAIGYFYMLHHIVSDGRTTMVLMEEIERRLSDPSIVKTIDSYKDFIEFENTYKKSSAFNSDRTFWMNELSSFPEPLKLANGNGEEDAELIQVASVVSEDLHSKIHSFADQYGVSVYKQIMSAFGVYIAKATRSESFAVGIANHNRSEKRFYDMCGMFVSTLPFVFDFDPQKSFAEYALESSQRINNILKKHSRYPLDLLVSDMRREYDIDVGHIMNVSIVGHPNKTDAPAYEIVLPGQSRNSLNIHINLAGTDGEGKLEILFMADGEVYSKQDIDTLYESLTAILNQALSAPDTPVGQLSLVSEREKQRVLSFNPRFEAYRDKLSIPALFKERVSASPDHIALMSTEGSVTYAELDAWTDNIAHGLMKLNKGVSLSGQYVGISMTRSISMIAAIMGILKSGAAYVPLDPEYPEERLAFMAEDAGIGIVLANDGHEKLFSSLTAVDINDFPKGRMERIEDMTGPDDQAYAIYTSGTTGKPKGVPIQHHQVINLVDGLKKAFFIDRKSRVLQFASLNFDASVAEIFPALLTGATLVVALEEHRSDANVLGRMLEEMDVSVATIPPAMLAIMPYKELPALSSLVVAGESTDPDAIKQWSKGRKLINAYGPTENTVAATAGLIDGNSLPNDIGTPLKNVSCYILDPYMQLLPVGIPGELFIGGLQVSKGYINRAELNAKAFFENPFATKEARNPRNYKSGDLVRWMDTGHIEFIGRVDFQVKIRGHRIECGEVGTAISRMDGVNSCLVIPLPSGATHKLVAYVIPSSDKKALITPDFLRTEAANVLPDYMVPSAFVIMDKFPMTPGSKIDRRKLPQPAHDDTALTEYMAPRNEIERKLVKIWQDLLELEQVGVLDDFFDVGGDSLLCMSLIAEAEDQGLNIDIAMVRKQRTIANLAQVLIETGDVGPQLPSLKKRLHNRPEPMPLNALMMRRQEQAMIAAGVPSPASITTWQMNGPMDENIMLDALDALVARHDALRIRISEEGSEVRLHPVTTAGPGGVINTSREELPALINQWVEGDRNDNYPSCEFRLFRFSRTEHALVMVGTHELLDAWAMRKMSSELVELYNASKEGREPDLEPEPYQVMDFTDWYNGLVENGRLEESRLYWKEQLDGVQPVFDTSPQPDTAQHKYASVSSMQPLPIKLRNDFEALCKQTGCTFFEGLLTAHMVLFGRKGDKEDVLTAYVTALRDRTELQNLIGCLTNRLYIRATIDTDHFKTCVNRVQTVLQEGTRHALWPTWQDVDPNGQGYPDIFFHYVPFFEQTGPQFVDFESRMDPPAPMKHWPLPLALVVVDHDERPVLQCMAQAGFCDADFANELLTEYLKILEDLVAASS